From the genome of Bacteroides sp. MSB163, one region includes:
- a CDS encoding TolC family protein, with the protein MKHILLIVLLGASLSVKAQTKLSLSYDDALQMLQKGNQSLKIADKGIETARTERDKLNALWYPSLQGAGTYVHMSEKIEVKQPLSQFTDPAKDFVHDIIPDDKFISGILDQIGSYTLAFPLAPRNLTTVGLTAEWVVFSGGKRIRAGKIGNRLIDLARENRAQTDATQRTLLAESYYGLSLAREVAAVRQDTYNGLKQHYENALKLEAAGMIDKAGRLFAQVNMDEAWRALEAAQKEVIVVESALRTLLNLEDTCKIEPTSPLFINSTLPAKEEFQQTMRSGNYILNQLSLQQSIAKQQLRIDQSGYLPDIALFGKQTLYAHGIQSNLVPRTIVGVGFTWNLFDGLAREKRIRQSKITEQTLALGKDKAQDDLSVGIDKLYTGLQKAQDNVQALNSTIALSEELVRIRKKSFAEGMATSTEVIDAETMLATVKVARLAAYYEYDVTLMNLLALCGTPEQFRNYSEMKN; encoded by the coding sequence ATGAAACATATTTTATTGATCGTTCTGTTGGGAGCGAGCCTATCTGTGAAGGCGCAAACGAAACTCTCCCTCAGCTACGACGACGCCCTGCAAATGCTGCAAAAAGGCAATCAAAGCCTGAAGATTGCGGACAAAGGTATTGAAACAGCCCGCACAGAGCGGGATAAACTGAATGCTTTGTGGTATCCGAGCCTACAGGGAGCCGGTACGTATGTCCACATGTCCGAAAAGATAGAAGTGAAACAACCCCTATCCCAATTCACAGATCCGGCAAAGGATTTTGTACACGACATCATACCGGACGATAAATTCATTAGCGGAATACTGGATCAGATAGGTAGCTACACTCTGGCTTTTCCTCTTGCTCCCCGCAATTTGACTACTGTAGGCTTAACTGCCGAATGGGTGGTCTTTTCCGGCGGAAAGCGTATACGGGCAGGCAAAATCGGAAATCGGTTGATTGACCTTGCCCGGGAAAACCGTGCACAGACAGATGCCACACAACGAACCCTATTGGCAGAAAGCTATTACGGTCTCAGCCTCGCCAGGGAAGTTGCAGCAGTCCGCCAGGACACTTATAACGGTTTGAAACAGCATTATGAAAATGCCCTCAAACTTGAAGCAGCCGGAATGATCGACAAGGCCGGACGCCTCTTTGCACAAGTGAATATGGACGAAGCCTGGCGGGCACTGGAAGCCGCACAGAAAGAAGTTATAGTCGTGGAAAGTGCTTTACGTACCTTGCTCAATCTGGAGGATACCTGCAAGATTGAGCCTACGTCTCCTCTCTTTATCAATTCCACACTCCCGGCAAAAGAGGAGTTTCAGCAAACGATGCGTTCGGGTAACTATATCCTGAACCAGTTGTCACTACAACAAAGCATTGCCAAACAACAATTACGGATAGACCAAAGCGGCTATTTGCCTGACATCGCCCTGTTCGGCAAACAGACGCTTTACGCCCATGGGATACAGAGCAACCTCGTGCCACGCACGATTGTCGGAGTAGGTTTCACCTGGAACCTTTTCGACGGACTGGCAAGGGAGAAACGTATCCGCCAGTCGAAAATTACCGAGCAAACTCTTGCTTTGGGAAAAGATAAGGCGCAAGATGACCTCTCAGTAGGCATAGACAAGCTGTACACAGGATTGCAAAAGGCACAGGATAATGTGCAGGCACTCAACTCAACCATTGCCCTGAGTGAAGAGCTTGTACGAATTCGTAAGAAATCCTTTGCTGAAGGCATGGCAACCAGTACCGAGGTAATAGATGCCGAAACCATGCTTGCCACCGTTAAGGTAGC
- a CDS encoding threonine-phosphate decarboxylase: protein MIEGHGDDSYKFERPITANFSSNVYNRVDLSGLQAHLCSCISGISSYPEPEPYTLEGRLAEKYHLTATSVCVTNGATEAIYLIAQTFRGTNTAILQPTFSEYADACRMHGHRVTSLYKLPMAEANYLLPPDIRMLWLCNPNNPTGTVIEKAYLKELITCNPQVCFVIDQSYEFFTVQPLFSPDEAVNFPNVLLLHSMTKRYAVPGLRLGYITADEGLLSRLRTHRMPWSVNQLAIEAGIYLLAYDVPNPLNISAYLQETARLRHALENLGGLEVWETETHFMLVRLRIGKASALKNYLANEYGILIRDASNFEGLDEHFFRIAAQTAEENDRLVQAIEQWFATY, encoded by the coding sequence ATGATTGAAGGACACGGAGATGATTCCTATAAATTCGAGCGGCCTATAACGGCCAACTTTAGTTCCAATGTGTATAATCGTGTAGATTTATCCGGACTTCAGGCTCATTTGTGTAGCTGTATCAGCGGTATTTCTTCTTATCCGGAACCGGAACCTTATACTCTGGAAGGTCGTCTGGCAGAGAAGTATCACCTTACTGCTACCTCTGTTTGTGTGACGAATGGTGCTACAGAAGCTATTTATCTTATAGCACAAACTTTTCGTGGTACTAATACCGCCATTCTTCAACCTACATTCAGCGAGTATGCTGACGCTTGCCGCATGCATGGTCATCGGGTGACGTCACTCTATAAGCTTCCGATGGCAGAGGCCAATTATCTTTTACCGCCTGATATCCGTATGCTATGGCTTTGTAATCCTAACAATCCTACCGGTACGGTCATAGAGAAAGCTTATCTGAAAGAATTGATTACCTGTAATCCGCAGGTTTGTTTTGTCATCGACCAGTCTTACGAGTTCTTTACTGTACAGCCTTTGTTTTCGCCGGATGAAGCAGTTAACTTTCCGAATGTTCTGCTGCTTCATTCCATGACGAAACGCTATGCTGTTCCGGGTTTACGACTGGGATATATAACTGCTGACGAAGGTTTGCTCAGTCGTTTGCGTACTCATCGTATGCCTTGGTCTGTCAATCAGTTAGCTATTGAGGCCGGAATCTATCTGCTGGCTTACGACGTTCCTAATCCCTTGAATATTTCTGCTTATTTACAGGAGACGGCTCGTTTACGTCATGCTTTGGAGAACTTGGGCGGTCTTGAGGTATGGGAGACGGAAACTCACTTTATGTTGGTCCGTCTTCGCATCGGCAAGGCTTCCGCTCTCAAGAATTACCTTGCCAATGAATACGGCATACTAATTCGCGATGCTTCCAATTTTGAAGGTCTGGATGAACATTTCTTTCGTATTGCTGCCCAGACAGCTGAGGAAAATGACCGGCTCGTACAGGCTATAGAACAATGGTTTGCGACTTATTGA
- a CDS encoding cobyric acid synthase yields MEKLHPIMFAGTGSDVGKSIIAAAFCRIFRQDGYHPAPFKAQNMALNSYATPEGLEIGRAQAVQAEAAGVSCHTDMNPLLLKPSSDHTSQVVLNGRPIGNRSAYEYFRVEGREELRHEVCSAFDRLATRYNPIVMEGAGSISEINLRDTDLVNLPMALHAGADVILVGDIDRGGVFASVYGSLMLLRPYERERIKGILINKFRGDIRLFESGVKMLEELCGIPVVGVVPYYKDIYIEEEDSLALATKSVQTEQGKVNIAVVLLRHLSNFTDFNVLERDPRVHLFYTNNVDELAKADIILLPGSKSTLADLHELRRNGVAQAVIRAHREGATVMGICGGYQIMGQEVCDPDHVEGEIERLPGLGLLPVSTHMTGEKVTRQVRFQLTIDNSQMTINSTPSAANCQLSTVNCQLLKGYEIHMGTTVPVHGAPVSPLNLLEDGGTDGYFLDRTCLGTYIHGILDNPSFIDFLLEPFAGKIADAGKSFDYHQFKEEQYNKLADHVRSHVDLPLIYKILTTHD; encoded by the coding sequence ATGGAGAAACTTCATCCTATTATGTTTGCCGGTACCGGTAGTGATGTAGGCAAAAGCATTATTGCCGCGGCTTTCTGCCGTATTTTTCGTCAGGATGGCTATCATCCGGCACCATTTAAGGCACAGAATATGGCACTTAATTCCTATGCTACACCTGAAGGGCTGGAAATAGGTCGTGCCCAGGCTGTTCAGGCCGAAGCGGCAGGAGTCTCCTGCCATACAGATATGAATCCGTTGTTGTTGAAACCCTCTTCTGATCATACCTCGCAAGTGGTACTTAACGGACGTCCCATCGGTAACCGTAGTGCCTATGAGTATTTCCGTGTTGAAGGCCGTGAAGAGTTGCGTCACGAGGTCTGTTCAGCTTTCGACCGTCTTGCCACCCGTTATAACCCCATTGTGATGGAAGGTGCCGGAAGTATTTCCGAGATAAATCTTCGGGATACGGATCTGGTAAACCTGCCCATGGCCTTGCATGCCGGAGCAGATGTGATCCTCGTAGGAGACATTGACCGGGGAGGAGTTTTTGCCAGTGTCTATGGTTCGTTAATGTTGCTGCGCCCTTACGAAAGGGAACGGATCAAGGGCATACTAATCAATAAATTTCGTGGGGATATCCGCCTGTTCGAATCCGGAGTAAAGATGCTTGAAGAACTTTGTGGCATTCCCGTGGTAGGCGTTGTTCCTTATTATAAAGATATTTATATCGAAGAAGAAGATTCGCTGGCCCTTGCCACGAAATCCGTGCAGACAGAGCAGGGTAAAGTAAACATAGCGGTTGTATTGCTGCGCCATCTCAGTAACTTTACCGACTTTAATGTGCTGGAACGCGATCCCCGGGTGCACCTTTTTTACACGAATAACGTAGATGAATTGGCGAAAGCCGATATCATCCTGTTACCCGGCAGTAAGAGCACCCTTGCCGATTTGCACGAATTACGTCGTAATGGTGTGGCACAAGCCGTGATACGTGCCCATCGTGAAGGAGCCACCGTTATGGGCATTTGTGGCGGCTATCAGATTATGGGACAAGAAGTGTGTGATCCTGACCATGTGGAAGGAGAAATAGAACGTTTACCCGGTTTAGGACTTCTGCCTGTCAGTACACATATGACGGGAGAGAAAGTCACCCGACAAGTCCGGTTTCAATTGACAATTGACAATTCACAAATGACAATTAATAGTACCCCCAGCGCAGCCAATTGTCAATTGTCAACTGTCAATTGTCAATTGCTTAAGGGTTACGAAATTCACATGGGTACCACCGTTCCTGTTCATGGAGCACCTGTTTCCCCTCTGAATCTTCTGGAAGATGGCGGTACGGACGGTTATTTCCTGGATCGTACCTGCCTGGGAACCTATATCCACGGTATTCTTGACAATCCCTCATTCATCGACTTCCTTCTGGAACCTTTTGCCGGCAAGATTGCCGACGCGGGAAAATCTTTCGATTATCATCAATTCAAAGAAGAACAATACAATAAACTGGCCGACCATGTGCGTAGTCATGTTGATCTGCCACTTATTTATAAAATACTGACAACTCATGATTGA